One Papaver somniferum cultivar HN1 chromosome 10, ASM357369v1, whole genome shotgun sequence genomic window carries:
- the LOC113317340 gene encoding uncharacterized protein LOC113317340 isoform X1, translating into MGDHFVLLVDRLLTESTLEAALESRNLSQQKAAPPIGVETATLTDISSDKMDFIPGKLVECRICQDEDHDSKMETPCSCCGSLKYAHRRCVQRWCNEKGDTICEICHQPFKPVYTAPPPLFHYGGIPMSFRGNWEIPRRELYNPRFIAMVSTDRSFLDGDYDGYSSPTSRSLTCCRTVAIIFVVLLVLRHALPIIISETEDYSFTVFMLLLLRISGMLLPIYLTIKAVTAILRRRHPHEPHDLSYSTSSGEEDEQTHLQPQQHLIHVH; encoded by the exons ATGGGAGATCATTTTGTACTACTGGTGGATCGGTTGCTGACTGAATCCACACTTGAAGCTGCATTAGAGAGTAGAAATTTGTCTCAACAAAAAGCCGCCCCCCCGATAGGAGTTGAGACCGCAACTTTAACTGACATCTCATCCGACAAGATGGACTTCATCCCTGGGAAACTTGTGGAATGTAGGATTTGTCAGGATGAGGATCACGACTCTAAAATGGAGACACCTTGTTCTTGTTGTGGTAGCTTGAAG TATGCTCACCGGAGATGTGTCCAGAGGTGGTGTAACGAGAAGGGGGATACTATATGTGAGATATGTCACCAG CCATTTAAACCAGTTTATACGGCACCTCCCCCATTATTTCATTATGGGGGTATTCCGATGAGCTTTAG AGGAAATTGGGAGATTCCCAGGCGGGAGCTATATAACCCTCGATTTATAGCTATGGTTTCAACAGATCGCAGTTTTCTGGATGGTGACTACGACGGTTATTCATCTCCCACTTCAAGAAGTCTGACGTGTTGCCGTACAGTCGCTATAATT TTCGTGGTTCTTCTAGTCCTACGTCATGCTTTGCCCATCATTATCAGTGAAACGGAGGACTACTCTTTCACAGTGTTCATG TTGTTGCTATTAAGGATCTCTGGAATGCTTCTACCAATTTATCTGACTATCAAAGCAGTGACTGCCATTCTACGCCGGCGTCACCCACAT GAACCTCATGATTTGTCCTATAGCACATCATCTGGAGAAGAAGATGAGCAGACGCATCTGCAGCCTCAGCAACATCTTATCCATGTTCACTAA
- the LOC113317342 gene encoding late embryogenesis abundant protein D-34-like encodes MSQQQPRRPESQKEPIKYGDVFPHVSGELASKPISPQDAAMMQTAENLVLGQTQKGGAAAAMQSAATKNERAGLVGHTDVTDITGDQGVTVAETDAPGRRTISESVAGQVISEYSRPAPLAATTTSTVDKDAVTIGEALEAVAITAGDKPIDQSDAAAIQAAEVRATGINATIPGGIAAEAQSAASANARLTNDEEKTKLSDVLTDATSKLPKDKTVTFEDAEGVVSAELRNNHNRNMATYPGGVAASVAAAARLNQEL; translated from the exons ATGAGTCAGCAACAGCCAAGAAGGCCAGAATCCC AGAAAGAGCCTATTAAATATGGTGATGTGTTTCCGCATGTTTCTGGTGAACTTGCTTCGAAACCTATATCCCCTCAAGATGCTGCTATGATGCAGACTGCTGAGAATTTAGTGCTTGGCCAGACTCAAAAAGGGGGTGCTGCTGCTGCTATGCAATCTGCAGCAACAAAAAATGAAAGAGCTGGACTAGTTGGTCATACTGATGTGACTGATATCACTGGCGATCAAGGAGTTACTGTCGCCGAAACTGATGCCCCAGGTAGGCGTACCATTTCCGAATCAGTTGCAGGCCAG GTGATCTCGGAATACAGTAGGCCAGCGCCcctagcagcaacaacaacatccaCAGTAGATAAAGATGCAGTTACAATAGGTGAAGCATTGGAAGCGGTGGCAATAACCGCCGGAGATAAACCGATAGACCAAAGTGACGCAGCAGCAATACAAGCAGCTGAAGTTAGAGCGACTGGTATCAATGCCACCATTCCTGGTGGTATTGCCGCTGAAGCTCAATCCGCCGCCAGTGCTAATGCACGTTTGACTAACGACGAAGAGAAAACCAAACTCTCCGATGTTCTCACG GATGCGACATCCAAATTGCCCAAGGATAAAACTGTGACCTTCGAGGATGCTGAAGGTGTGGTTAGTGCTGAGCTAAGGAACAATCACAATCGTAATATGGCTACATACCCTGGTGGtgtagctgcttctgttgcagctgCAGCTAGGCTTAATCAAGAACTGTAA
- the LOC113317340 gene encoding uncharacterized protein LOC113317340 isoform X2 — MGDHFVLLVDRLLTESTLEAALESRNLSQQKAAPPIGVETATLTDISSDKMDFIPGKLVECRICQDEDHDSKMETPCSCCGSLKYAHRRCVQRWCNEKGDTICEICHQPFKPVYTAPPPLFHYGGIPMSFRGNWEIPRRELYNPRFIAMVSTDRSFLDGDYDGYSSPTSRSLTCCRTVAIIFVVLLVLRHALPIIISETEDYSFTVFMEPHDLSYSTSSGEEDEQTHLQPQQHLIHVH, encoded by the exons ATGGGAGATCATTTTGTACTACTGGTGGATCGGTTGCTGACTGAATCCACACTTGAAGCTGCATTAGAGAGTAGAAATTTGTCTCAACAAAAAGCCGCCCCCCCGATAGGAGTTGAGACCGCAACTTTAACTGACATCTCATCCGACAAGATGGACTTCATCCCTGGGAAACTTGTGGAATGTAGGATTTGTCAGGATGAGGATCACGACTCTAAAATGGAGACACCTTGTTCTTGTTGTGGTAGCTTGAAG TATGCTCACCGGAGATGTGTCCAGAGGTGGTGTAACGAGAAGGGGGATACTATATGTGAGATATGTCACCAG CCATTTAAACCAGTTTATACGGCACCTCCCCCATTATTTCATTATGGGGGTATTCCGATGAGCTTTAG AGGAAATTGGGAGATTCCCAGGCGGGAGCTATATAACCCTCGATTTATAGCTATGGTTTCAACAGATCGCAGTTTTCTGGATGGTGACTACGACGGTTATTCATCTCCCACTTCAAGAAGTCTGACGTGTTGCCGTACAGTCGCTATAATT TTCGTGGTTCTTCTAGTCCTACGTCATGCTTTGCCCATCATTATCAGTGAAACGGAGGACTACTCTTTCACAGTGTTCATG GAACCTCATGATTTGTCCTATAGCACATCATCTGGAGAAGAAGATGAGCAGACGCATCTGCAGCCTCAGCAACATCTTATCCATGTTCACTAA